In Sporosarcina psychrophila, a genomic segment contains:
- a CDS encoding serine hydrolase domain-containing protein: MTSMLTGFLSECIDNKDFSCASYVIGNSNGVIESNSLGHLYWGGPKVEDDSLYDLASVTKPIAVLPLMCALEEGKICLEDTVDLFLEEYRNTDKAKITLRQLLTHTSGLPGQQPNFQVCKTANEMKKSVRELHFANKPDTKVEYSSQGFMILGDIIEAIEKKTLDLVLKEKVFNPLNMDHTFFNPVPSIISKCVATEDCIWRGKIVRGQVHDENSVVLGGVTGHAGLFSTLADLSKLCQAMLQAHKRDFSCFLKSSTVNLMSKNHTKHLNLARGLGWQGKDKHNSPIGDYFSPQSYGHTGFTGTSIWIDPETDGFAILLTNRVHPTRKNDSIIRNRKVFHNLSYLQIKSNE; this comes from the coding sequence ATGACAAGTATGTTAACTGGATTTTTGAGCGAATGTATAGATAATAAAGATTTTTCCTGTGCTTCATATGTTATTGGTAATTCAAATGGTGTAATAGAAAGCAATAGTCTAGGTCATTTATATTGGGGAGGCCCTAAAGTGGAAGATGATAGTCTTTATGATCTTGCTTCTGTTACAAAGCCTATTGCGGTTTTACCACTTATGTGTGCATTAGAAGAGGGGAAAATTTGTTTAGAGGATACTGTCGACTTATTTTTAGAAGAGTATAGGAATACAGACAAAGCTAAGATCACACTTCGTCAGTTATTGACTCATACAAGTGGACTCCCAGGTCAACAACCCAATTTCCAAGTTTGTAAAACAGCGAATGAAATGAAGAAAAGTGTAAGAGAACTACATTTTGCTAACAAACCAGATACAAAAGTGGAATACTCTTCACAGGGATTTATGATACTTGGAGATATTATTGAAGCAATTGAAAAAAAAACGCTAGATTTAGTATTGAAAGAAAAAGTTTTCAATCCATTAAATATGGACCATACTTTTTTTAATCCAGTTCCTTCTATTATAAGTAAGTGCGTCGCAACGGAAGATTGTATATGGAGAGGGAAAATAGTCCGCGGACAAGTTCATGATGAAAATTCAGTCGTATTGGGTGGTGTAACTGGTCATGCAGGCCTTTTCAGTACCCTAGCAGACTTATCAAAACTTTGCCAAGCAATGTTACAAGCACATAAAAGAGATTTCTCTTGTTTTCTAAAATCAAGCACGGTAAATTTAATGAGTAAAAATCATACAAAACATTTAAATCTCGCAAGAGGGCTAGGGTGGCAAGGTAAGGATAAGCATAACTCTCCAATTGGTGATTATTTTAGTCCGCAATCTTACGGTCATACAGGATTTACGGGGACAAGCATATGGATAGATCCCGAAACCGATGGCTTTGCTATTCTATTAACAAATCGTGTTCATCCCACTAGGAAAAACGACTCAATAATTCGTAACAGAAAAGTGTTTCATAATTTATCATATTTACAAATAAAAAGTAATGAATGA
- a CDS encoding FAD-binding oxidoreductase has product MNLINELKKVLTSDRVTNNQTVLEQHGRDESYHTPHLPDVVVFPESTEEVSLIMKLANKYKVAVVPFGVGTSLEGNIIPYNNGIMIDFSLMNHILEVRENDLLVKVQPGVTRMQLNKELKKYGLFFSVDPGADATLGGMAATNASGTTSVKYGVMRDQVRDLEVVLADGKIIHTGNLAAKSSSGYHLNGIFVGSEGTLGCFTELTLNVYGIPEHTVAARASFTLVDDAVEAVIAILQAGVPVARIELIDEHSMKQINHYSNTIYKEVPTLFLEFHGNKAGLEQDIIFTQEILQDKNCREILFEEETAKKNLLWEARHNAAYAYTHGHPGKKQMITDVCLPISELVGAIKDAREAVEESGLAAGIVGHVGDGNYHVLLMMDLNNPEEISKANKVNERIVHYALAKGGTCSGEHGVGIGKKKYQRLEHGNAFEVMQKIKKALDPNNILNPNKIL; this is encoded by the coding sequence GTGAATCTTATTAATGAATTAAAAAAAGTTCTGACATCTGACCGTGTGACAAATAATCAAACCGTATTAGAACAACATGGTAGAGACGAATCATATCATACACCTCATTTGCCAGATGTTGTCGTGTTTCCAGAAAGTACAGAAGAAGTTAGTCTGATTATGAAACTGGCAAACAAATATAAAGTAGCAGTTGTTCCATTTGGAGTAGGTACAAGTTTGGAAGGAAATATAATTCCGTACAACAATGGAATCATGATTGACTTTTCACTTATGAATCATATTTTAGAAGTCAGAGAAAATGACTTATTGGTGAAGGTACAACCTGGCGTCACCCGTATGCAGCTGAATAAAGAATTAAAAAAATATGGTTTATTCTTTTCTGTTGACCCTGGAGCAGACGCAACCCTCGGTGGTATGGCTGCGACAAACGCAAGTGGAACAACCTCGGTTAAGTACGGGGTTATGCGTGATCAAGTTCGTGATTTAGAAGTGGTTCTTGCAGACGGCAAGATTATACATACAGGTAATTTAGCTGCAAAATCATCTTCCGGTTACCATTTAAACGGAATATTTGTAGGGTCTGAAGGGACCTTGGGCTGTTTCACTGAGCTAACATTAAATGTTTATGGTATTCCTGAACATACAGTTGCAGCTAGAGCATCATTTACACTTGTTGATGATGCAGTTGAAGCTGTTATTGCTATTTTACAAGCAGGGGTTCCTGTAGCAAGAATTGAACTAATCGATGAGCATTCGATGAAGCAAATTAATCATTATAGTAATACGATTTACAAAGAAGTACCAACTTTGTTTTTAGAATTCCACGGAAATAAAGCGGGCCTGGAACAAGATATTATCTTTACACAAGAAATTTTGCAAGATAAAAATTGCCGAGAAATATTATTTGAAGAAGAAACGGCAAAAAAGAATCTTTTATGGGAAGCCCGTCACAATGCAGCATATGCCTATACTCATGGACACCCAGGAAAAAAACAAATGATTACTGATGTTTGCCTTCCTATATCTGAGCTTGTAGGTGCAATAAAAGACGCAAGGGAGGCTGTTGAGGAATCAGGACTGGCTGCTGGGATTGTAGGACATGTTGGTGACGGTAATTATCATGTACTTTTAATGATGGACTTAAATAACCCAGAAGAAATTTCAAAAGCGAATAAAGTTAATGAGCGTATTGTTCATTATGCACTTGCTAAGGGCGGTACATGCTCTGGTGAACATGGAGTAGGAATCGGAAAGAAAAAGTATCAAAGATTAGAACATGGAAATGCATTTGAAGTCATGCAAAAGATTAAAAAAGCACTAGACCCTAATAATATTCTAAATCCGAATAAAATATTATAA
- a CDS encoding carboxymuconolactone decarboxylase family protein: protein MENNKRYEYGLNAMEELFSQEVRTGMEGIKKISPDFWEMIVSFGFGDLYTREGLSLKEREFITLTSLITQGAFEQFKVHLQAALNVGLTKDEIIEIIIQCAGYVGFPKAVQAMGIAGEIFAKNE from the coding sequence ATGGAAAATAACAAGCGGTATGAGTACGGTTTAAATGCAATGGAGGAATTATTCTCGCAAGAAGTACGGACGGGCATGGAAGGCATAAAGAAAATCTCACCTGACTTTTGGGAGATGATCGTGTCCTTCGGCTTTGGTGATCTTTACACTAGAGAAGGTCTTTCCCTTAAAGAACGGGAATTCATAACACTCACTTCGCTCATCACACAGGGAGCTTTTGAGCAATTTAAAGTTCACCTGCAGGCAGCCTTAAACGTCGGCCTCACAAAAGATGAAATTATCGAAATCATCATCCAGTGTGCCGGATATGTCGGTTTCCCTAAAGCCGTTCAAGCAATGGGAATCGCTGGAGAGATTTTCGCTAAGAATGAGTAG
- a CDS encoding thiamine pyrophosphate-binding protein: protein MTTTASVLVANFKYWGINHIFGIPGKAISPILFEILTHDLEFVLSKHEAAAGFEASGYALMNQKIGVAVGTSGPGGTNLLTAAGQAKASNLPLLIITGHPSLKDTGKAMGQDSSIFGTDLVDMFKSVTKFSARVERGDMLQPFLQHALEKALSGVKGPVHLSIPFDILLQEIEPFQLEFPVSHEMISPNTCDVIEKLHAAKRPLLFLGKGVHSSKAYEEVQRLAEHWNIPVITTPGGKGTFPSNHKLSLGAFGLGGTVEAAEYFNEQVDLLIIIGSRLSDMSIAGLSESMYPEHIIHFDYDPTFIGKSIQVPTTPVLGDIKSNLTAILKDIPETNSEAFLSAIEVSPLQDNQPGERMSAVQVLRAMRNTLPDDAIIFGDDGSHSFYGIKYFDIYKPGTFFFDDIFGAMGNGIGYSIGAKLAAPEKTIICLVGDGCMFMHGTELSTAYNYNSPVLFIVLNNGRLDMVEKGMQKMIGTSIGGIYETPLDVAKFAESMGLTATTCHTPYDLTEAIKEALHMIKETNKPIVIEALVLENEIPPTMGRQ from the coding sequence ATGACAACGACTGCATCCGTATTAGTAGCGAATTTCAAATATTGGGGTATTAATCATATTTTCGGCATTCCGGGAAAGGCAATATCCCCTATATTATTCGAGATATTGACACATGATCTGGAATTTGTATTAAGTAAACACGAAGCAGCTGCTGGGTTTGAAGCTTCCGGCTATGCCTTAATGAATCAGAAAATCGGGGTCGCAGTTGGTACGTCTGGGCCTGGTGGGACCAACCTACTGACAGCCGCCGGTCAGGCGAAAGCCTCCAATCTTCCCTTATTAATTATCACAGGGCACCCTTCACTGAAAGATACTGGAAAAGCAATGGGTCAGGACTCCAGCATATTCGGTACCGATCTTGTGGATATGTTCAAATCTGTCACTAAATTCAGTGCACGGGTAGAGCGCGGTGATATGCTACAGCCGTTCCTGCAGCATGCCCTTGAAAAAGCGTTATCAGGTGTAAAAGGACCTGTGCATCTGTCTATTCCGTTTGATATTTTACTACAAGAGATCGAACCATTTCAATTAGAATTTCCAGTGTCCCATGAAATGATTTCACCCAATACCTGTGATGTAATCGAAAAACTACATGCGGCCAAGCGTCCCCTCCTATTTCTGGGAAAAGGCGTTCATTCCAGCAAGGCCTACGAAGAAGTGCAGCGTCTTGCTGAGCATTGGAACATTCCTGTCATCACCACACCAGGTGGAAAAGGTACATTTCCATCCAATCATAAGCTCTCTTTAGGAGCATTCGGATTGGGCGGTACCGTGGAAGCAGCAGAATACTTTAATGAGCAGGTTGACCTACTTATTATCATCGGATCAAGATTAAGTGACATGTCGATCGCTGGCTTATCCGAATCGATGTATCCAGAGCATATCATCCACTTTGATTATGACCCAACCTTTATCGGGAAATCAATTCAAGTACCAACTACTCCCGTGCTTGGCGACATTAAATCTAATCTAACAGCGATTTTAAAGGATATACCGGAAACAAACAGCGAAGCCTTTTTATCAGCAATCGAAGTGAGCCCACTTCAGGATAATCAGCCAGGAGAGCGAATGTCTGCAGTCCAAGTATTACGGGCGATGCGAAATACGCTTCCAGATGACGCGATTATTTTTGGAGATGATGGGAGCCATTCATTCTACGGCATTAAATACTTTGATATTTACAAACCAGGAACTTTCTTCTTTGATGATATATTCGGTGCGATGGGTAACGGAATCGGCTATTCCATCGGTGCAAAACTAGCAGCCCCCGAAAAAACAATTATTTGTTTAGTTGGTGACGGATGTATGTTCATGCACGGTACGGAACTTTCGACAGCGTACAACTATAACTCCCCTGTCCTGTTCATCGTTTTGAATAATGGACGATTAGACATGGTGGAAAAAGGAATGCAAAAAATGATTGGCACGTCCATCGGTGGTATTTATGAAACTCCACTCGACGTAGCTAAATTTGCCGAATCAATGGGATTAACAGCAACTACATGCCATACCCCTTATGATCTAACCGAAGCTATAAAAGAAGCGTTACATATGATTAAAGAAACCAACAAACCGATCGTAATTGAAGCATTAGTTCTTGAAAATGAAATTCCACCAACAATGGGGAGGCAATAA
- a CDS encoding RidA family protein — protein sequence MNLVDQRLKELGITLPEPYAPVASYTSAMTVNDMVYTSGNDCRVNGTLMYTGKLGKELTIEQGKMAARQTMINLLSTLKQHIGSLDRVEQVVKLLGFIRSEEGFKDQPYVLDGASDLLGQIFGSAGVHARSAIGTSELPFGTPVEIEMIVKIKAE from the coding sequence ATGAATTTAGTGGATCAAAGACTTAAGGAACTAGGTATCACTTTGCCTGAACCCTACGCACCAGTCGCTTCATATACATCGGCTATGACGGTAAATGACATGGTTTACACGTCAGGAAATGACTGTAGGGTTAATGGGACGTTGATGTACACGGGGAAATTAGGTAAAGAACTCACAATTGAGCAAGGAAAAATGGCTGCCAGGCAAACCATGATAAATTTACTAAGTACATTAAAGCAGCATATTGGAAGTTTGGATCGAGTAGAACAAGTTGTAAAATTGCTTGGCTTTATAAGAAGTGAAGAAGGATTTAAAGATCAACCTTATGTCCTAGATGGTGCTTCCGATTTACTAGGACAAATATTTGGAAGTGCGGGTGTCCATGCTCGTTCCGCAATAGGGACATCAGAACTTCCATTTGGTACTCCAGTGGAAATAGAAATGATTGTGAAAATTAAAGCAGAATAG
- a CDS encoding enolase C-terminal domain-like protein has product MITIKDIRTIVTAPDGVNLIVVKVFTSEPGLYGLGCATFTQRHVAVVSILDNYLKPFLLGKDVTQIEDIWNTALVCGYWRNGPEFNNALSGIDMALWDIKGKIANMPLYQLLGGKCRNGVPLYRHAEGSNHEKLKEKVTELLEEGYQHIRCKMSSSNVDSIDPRSCNSVFNPKGYMRSTIDMFAYLRKEFGWEIEFIHDVHERLAPIDAVGFTKKLEQYDLYFLEDVLPPEQKDWLKQIRQNTTTPIAMGELFNNPNEWIPLITQRFIDFIRVHVSQIGGVTPAKKVISMCEAFGIRTALHGPLDLSPVGHAANIHLDISCINFGIQEWQYVSDSMYEIFPGCPEVENGCAYPNDKPGLGIEINEKLAVKYPPSTKTPAWTLTRLQDGTAIRP; this is encoded by the coding sequence ATGATTACTATTAAAGATATTCGGACCATTGTCACTGCTCCTGATGGTGTAAATTTGATTGTTGTTAAGGTATTTACTTCAGAGCCCGGATTATATGGTTTAGGGTGTGCTACATTTACCCAGCGCCACGTTGCTGTTGTATCTATTCTAGATAATTATTTAAAGCCATTCCTATTAGGTAAAGATGTAACACAAATCGAGGATATTTGGAATACTGCCTTGGTCTGTGGTTATTGGAGAAATGGACCTGAGTTTAATAACGCATTATCTGGAATTGATATGGCCCTCTGGGATATTAAAGGTAAGATTGCAAATATGCCTTTGTACCAGCTGTTAGGTGGTAAATGCCGAAATGGTGTACCCTTATATCGTCACGCTGAAGGAAGTAATCATGAGAAATTAAAAGAAAAGGTTACAGAGTTGTTGGAAGAGGGATATCAACATATTAGATGTAAAATGAGCAGTTCAAATGTAGATTCTATAGACCCGCGTAGTTGTAATAGTGTTTTTAATCCCAAAGGATATATGAGATCCACTATTGATATGTTTGCGTATTTACGTAAAGAATTCGGATGGGAAATTGAATTCATTCATGACGTGCATGAAAGATTAGCTCCTATTGATGCGGTTGGATTTACAAAGAAGTTAGAACAGTATGACCTATATTTCTTAGAAGATGTACTTCCACCAGAGCAAAAAGACTGGCTAAAACAAATTAGACAGAATACCACGACCCCTATTGCGATGGGTGAGTTGTTTAATAATCCAAACGAATGGATACCGCTGATTACTCAAAGATTTATAGATTTTATCCGTGTTCATGTAAGTCAAATAGGAGGGGTGACTCCAGCCAAAAAAGTAATTTCAATGTGTGAAGCGTTTGGTATAAGAACAGCACTACACGGCCCCCTAGACTTATCACCAGTAGGACACGCAGCTAATATTCACTTAGACATTAGTTGCATAAATTTCGGTATTCAAGAATGGCAATATGTAAGTGATTCTATGTACGAAATCTTCCCTGGCTGTCCCGAAGTTGAAAATGGATGTGCTTATCCTAATGATAAACCAGGGCTTGGTATTGAAATCAATGAAAAATTAGCCGTGAAATATCCACCTTCAACAAAAACTCCAGCATGGACTTTGACAAGATTACAAGATGGTACTGCTATTCGTCCTTGA
- the thrC gene encoding threonine synthase, with amino-acid sequence MSWSYATHYKCDDCKIELSMGNRAVTTCPDCGGLLEVQYNFEELKKKSTPSDFKNRDRSIWRWHEFLPLKSKENIVSMGEGDTPLLPSIYIGGKLGLEKLYFKNDTLMPTGSFKDRGFSLAISYAKEIGITEGMTYSSGNAGMSFSAYAQRANMKTLTLVEYLANPLKQSLITLSGGKTAILHYKSMNEITQLLEEASRELNIYQFVNFINPIRHEAMKTYAYEISEALGWESPDYMIHPVGTGGGLWGAWKGFKELYELQWISKLPKMVAVQPSATGPHVKAFNQGKKVAVRVGDPTKTIAQSISADAPIQDGKRVLNALYESNGYAEEVTDEEIIGAMKDLGREGIVADPASAASVAGLKRLVQRGLIDSKSTIVCVITGGGLKQPKLIESLGNEDHVHINPDLSELSKLIKGL; translated from the coding sequence ATGAGCTGGTCTTACGCGACACATTATAAATGTGATGATTGTAAAATTGAACTATCAATGGGAAATCGGGCAGTTACAACTTGCCCAGATTGTGGTGGTCTATTAGAAGTCCAATATAATTTTGAGGAACTCAAGAAAAAATCTACACCTTCAGATTTTAAAAATAGGGACCGAAGTATATGGAGATGGCATGAATTCTTACCACTAAAAAGTAAGGAGAATATTGTCTCGATGGGAGAGGGTGACACACCGCTTTTACCTTCTATATATATAGGTGGAAAACTAGGTTTAGAGAAGCTATATTTTAAGAATGATACGCTTATGCCAACAGGTAGTTTTAAAGATAGAGGGTTCAGTTTGGCAATTAGTTATGCAAAAGAAATTGGTATAACCGAAGGCATGACGTATAGTTCTGGAAATGCAGGAATGTCATTTTCAGCCTATGCACAAAGGGCAAATATGAAAACATTAACTCTTGTAGAATATTTAGCAAATCCCTTGAAGCAATCATTGATAACTCTTAGTGGTGGGAAAACAGCTATTCTACATTATAAGAGCATGAATGAAATTACGCAATTACTTGAGGAAGCTTCTCGGGAATTAAATATATATCAATTTGTGAATTTCATTAACCCAATTCGCCATGAAGCTATGAAAACATATGCTTATGAAATTAGTGAAGCATTAGGATGGGAAAGTCCTGATTATATGATTCATCCAGTAGGAACAGGTGGAGGCTTATGGGGGGCATGGAAGGGCTTTAAGGAACTTTATGAATTACAATGGATTTCTAAATTGCCAAAAATGGTTGCTGTTCAACCAAGTGCAACAGGCCCACATGTAAAAGCATTTAATCAAGGAAAGAAAGTGGCAGTTCGAGTAGGTGATCCGACAAAAACAATTGCACAAAGTATTTCTGCAGATGCTCCAATCCAAGATGGAAAGAGAGTATTGAACGCATTGTATGAGTCAAATGGATATGCTGAAGAAGTAACAGACGAGGAAATTATTGGGGCTATGAAAGACCTTGGTAGAGAAGGGATCGTTGCTGATCCAGCCTCAGCAGCAAGTGTTGCTGGATTGAAACGGTTGGTACAAAGAGGTTTAATTGATTCTAAGTCTACAATTGTATGTGTAATAACAGGGGGCGGTCTTAAACAGCCTAAGTTAATAGAAAGTCTTGGGAATGAAGACCATGTTCACATTAACCCTGATCTTTCGGAACTATCTAAGTTAATCAAAGGTTTATAA
- a CDS encoding M20 family metallopeptidase: protein MLVEVGKRNVVEALKDCISLQSQNPPGNVEQVVRWLEKWAESFGAEVKRQEVELLKNNLLISMNFGSGPTLVFNTHMDVNNPLGQEWTTDPFVAEIVGTRLYGVGACDAKGSLVSMMCALESLALNPAGLRGTIMLTAVMGEESGGVGSLHLVSKGLEADGAIVGEPTNLHIAVAHKGTYMKRIRIKGKSAHSAQSEKGINAITHAAHFILKIEQLNQKLLKEAHPFLGSASISVTIIDGGTQQNTIPGQCDIVIDRRLLPGETHEKADKEMDDILKELHHEIGQFEIEFIQPIVATIPSETSVGEKIVEKAIETIKGIVPDKQYPIGFRAGCDMSKLVTVAKIPTIILGPGSLAQAHVADEFVEINELYVAEKLYEDIARNFLS, encoded by the coding sequence GTGTTAGTTGAAGTGGGAAAGAGAAACGTAGTAGAAGCATTGAAGGATTGTATATCTCTCCAAAGCCAAAACCCACCTGGAAATGTTGAACAAGTTGTACGATGGCTCGAAAAATGGGCAGAGAGTTTTGGAGCTGAAGTGAAGAGACAAGAAGTAGAACTATTAAAAAATAATCTACTAATTTCAATGAATTTTGGTTCAGGGCCTACTCTAGTTTTTAATACGCATATGGATGTTAATAATCCACTAGGACAAGAGTGGACGACAGATCCATTTGTAGCGGAAATTGTAGGTACGCGGCTATATGGGGTAGGTGCCTGTGATGCTAAGGGAAGTCTTGTAAGTATGATGTGTGCTTTGGAAAGTCTTGCATTAAATCCAGCAGGTTTACGAGGAACAATCATGTTAACGGCAGTTATGGGTGAGGAATCTGGAGGAGTGGGTTCTTTACATCTGGTCAGCAAAGGTTTAGAGGCTGATGGCGCGATTGTAGGAGAACCAACAAATTTACATATAGCGGTTGCACATAAAGGGACTTATATGAAACGAATTCGTATAAAAGGAAAAAGTGCACATTCGGCACAGTCGGAAAAAGGTATCAATGCAATAACTCATGCGGCTCATTTTATACTTAAAATCGAACAATTAAATCAGAAATTATTAAAAGAAGCCCATCCATTTCTAGGTTCCGCAAGTATTTCTGTAACTATCATCGATGGAGGGACTCAACAAAATACAATTCCAGGTCAATGTGATATTGTTATCGATCGTAGGCTATTACCAGGCGAAACTCATGAAAAAGCAGATAAAGAGATGGATGATATTTTAAAAGAGTTACACCATGAAATAGGTCAATTTGAAATTGAATTTATTCAACCAATTGTAGCGACAATACCTTCAGAGACTTCAGTAGGTGAGAAAATCGTAGAAAAAGCTATAGAAACTATTAAAGGTATTGTGCCTGATAAACAATATCCAATTGGCTTTCGGGCGGGTTGTGATATGAGTAAACTCGTTACGGTGGCAAAGATACCAACGATTATTTTGGGACCTGGAAGTTTGGCACAAGCACATGTTGCTGATGAATTCGTAGAAATTAATGAATTGTACGTAGCTGAAAAACTGTATGAAGATATAGCAAGGAATTTTTTATCATGA